The following coding sequences are from one Aliarcobacter skirrowii CCUG 10374 window:
- the infC gene encoding translation initiation factor IF-3 — MNEDITAKELRCTSDSGENYGIIPTSQALSLADELGLDLVLIAPDATPPVAKIMDYSKFKYQQEKKKKEAKKNQKVIVVKEIKLSVKIAENDISYKVKHAREFLEEGNHVKFRVFLKGREMSNPDAGVEVLNKIWTMVEDIAVMDKEPKLEGRYVNLLVTPKKD; from the coding sequence ATGAATGAGGACATCACAGCAAAAGAGCTTAGATGTACAAGTGATAGTGGTGAAAACTATGGAATTATTCCAACTTCACAAGCTCTTTCGCTTGCAGATGAACTTGGACTAGATTTAGTTTTAATAGCTCCAGATGCAACTCCTCCTGTTGCAAAAATCATGGACTATAGCAAATTTAAATATCAACAAGAGAAAAAGAAAAAAGAGGCTAAAAAAAATCAGAAAGTTATTGTTGTTAAAGAGATAAAACTATCTGTTAAAATTGCTGAAAATGATATTAGCTATAAAGTAAAACATGCTAGAGAGTTTTTAGAAGAAGGAAATCATGTTAAATTTAGAGTTTTTCTAAAAGGTAGAGAGATGTCAAATCCTGATGCTGGAGTTGAAGTTTTAAATAAAATTTGGACAATGGTTGAAGATATTGCAGTTATGGATAAAGAACCAAAACTAGAAGGAAGATACGTAAATCTTCTAGTAACTCCTAAAAAAGACTAA
- a CDS encoding NFACT RNA binding domain-containing protein: MRYFLLKLFVEYLRVNAQNIKNIRRVENNTIIIEFNNKNIIYFDLSKNNSLIYKTKELISSKKDFNAPFDVVLQKRFNNSKIEKIELYNDDKIINIAVNSSSSYKKQISILQLEFTGKYTNIIILDENRVVLEALRHIDEESSFRVVKVGVKLEEIPKKDFVAKSENIDDIEEYLYTIYEQKEQNNLQVVKKQKIDLVLKNIKKLQNLLKSLPKKEELELESTNLYNKANLLLANLHNISPYQKSVILKDFEENSVEIDLSSINNPSKYTNELFKKAKRLKQKSQNIVIEEQNIKEKLEFLKRLHQNLNLAKSIDECEFLYPKKEKNQTKTKKEKNYESFFFEGFKIMLGSNERENIYLLENSKASDFWFHLKDRPSCHVIVQNSKKELPQIVIEKAATLCAKFSSDGGGVFEVDFTQRRNVKIQYGANVLYNPYSTVVVKI, encoded by the coding sequence ATGAGATATTTTTTACTAAAACTTTTTGTAGAGTATTTAAGAGTAAATGCCCAAAATATAAAGAACATAAGAAGAGTTGAGAATAATACTATTATAATTGAATTTAATAATAAAAATATTATATATTTTGATTTATCAAAAAATAATAGCTTAATTTATAAGACAAAAGAGCTAATTTCATCAAAAAAAGATTTTAATGCCCCTTTTGATGTTGTTTTGCAAAAAAGATTTAATAACTCAAAAATTGAAAAAATTGAACTTTATAACGATGATAAAATTATAAATATAGCTGTAAATTCAAGCAGTTCATATAAAAAACAGATCTCTATATTGCAATTGGAATTTACTGGAAAATATACAAATATTATAATTTTAGATGAAAATAGAGTTGTTTTGGAAGCTTTAAGGCATATTGATGAAGAGTCATCTTTTAGAGTTGTAAAAGTTGGAGTGAAACTAGAAGAGATTCCAAAAAAAGATTTTGTAGCAAAAAGTGAAAATATAGATGATATTGAAGAGTATTTATATACTATTTATGAGCAAAAAGAGCAAAATAATCTACAAGTAGTAAAAAAACAGAAAATCGATTTAGTATTAAAAAATATAAAAAAATTACAAAATCTTCTAAAATCTCTACCAAAAAAAGAGGAGTTGGAGCTTGAATCAACAAATTTATATAATAAAGCGAACTTACTTTTAGCAAACCTTCACAATATTTCACCATATCAAAAAAGCGTTATTTTAAAAGATTTTGAAGAAAATAGTGTAGAAATAGATTTAAGTAGCATAAATAATCCTTCAAAATATACAAATGAGTTATTTAAAAAAGCAAAAAGATTAAAACAAAAAAGTCAAAATATTGTTATTGAAGAGCAAAATATAAAAGAGAAACTAGAGTTTTTAAAAAGATTGCATCAAAATTTGAATCTTGCAAAGAGTATTGATGAGTGTGAATTTTTATATCCAAAAAAAGAGAAAAATCAGACAAAAACTAAAAAAGAGAAAAATTATGAGAGTTTCTTTTTTGAAGGTTTTAAAATAATGCTTGGAAGTAATGAAAGAGAGAATATCTATCTTCTTGAAAACTCAAAAGCTAGTGATTTTTGGTTTCATCTAAAAGATAGACCATCTTGTCATGTGATTGTTCAAAATAGTAAAAAAGAGTTGCCACAAATTGTTATTGAAAAAGCGGCAACACTTTGTGCAAAATTTAGTTCAGATGGTGGTGGTGTTTTTGAAGTAGATTTTACTCAAAGAAGAAATGTAAAAATACAGTATGGTGCGAATGTACTTTATAATCCTTATAGTACAGTTGTTGTGAAAATTTGA
- a CDS encoding cytochrome C produces the protein MKILNIFMASILALSLTATASFADSARGQKAFIKFLKEPCGMDGAKFALKHTQDEWKQIKADGKAEEEIKKICPNYEMGSVKPNLINSIMDFSIEFASDSGNVPSC, from the coding sequence ATGAAAATATTAAATATATTTATGGCTTCAATTTTAGCTTTAAGTTTAACAGCAACTGCATCTTTTGCAGATTCAGCAAGAGGTCAAAAAGCTTTTATTAAGTTTTTAAAAGAGCCTTGTGGAATGGATGGTGCAAAATTTGCATTAAAACATACTCAAGATGAGTGGAAACAGATAAAAGCTGATGGAAAAGCAGAAGAGGAGATTAAAAAAATTTGCCCAAACTATGAGATGGGAAGTGTAAAACCAAATCTTATAAATAGTATTATGGATTTCTCTATAGAGTTTGCAAGTGATTCAGGAAATGTTCCTTCTTGCTAA
- a CDS encoding NAD(P)H-hydrate dehydratase has product MKKIFDEVQSLDKRAVEKYFLSEDILMENAALSIFNFIKKNFKKDKSVLIVCGGGNNGADGLALARLLQNSYKVKVLQYIKAKSPMAKIQEKRAKAIGVEFVTKLEKCDILVDAIFGTGLNKDISFEAKTLLKEMNKLDAYKIACDIPSGINKDGLIKEICFKANVTITMGAYKTSLFGDLVKDFVGKIKVANLGIHSDFFQTSSNKYLLSKSDLKLPNRESKNSNKGSFGHLNIICGEKEGASIISSEAAFAFGVGLVTVIRKNKILTPSFLMQSKDFSKNCTAVAFGMGLGFIEDSLLDKIVALKLPKLLDADIFYNKKVLQFLDQDCVLTPHPKEFISLLKLTNLADISIEELQKRRFFYVEKFTQKYPKVTILLKGANVIVAKNNNIFVNIFGSSKLSKGGSGDVLSGLIASLLAQGYSSLDATISGSLAHTLSAKRYKKRSYSMTPRDIIEGVKIL; this is encoded by the coding sequence ATGAAAAAAATATTTGATGAGGTTCAAAGTTTAGATAAAAGAGCTGTTGAAAAATATTTTCTAAGCGAAGATATTTTAATGGAGAATGCAGCCTTATCAATATTTAATTTTATTAAAAAAAATTTTAAAAAAGATAAATCTGTTTTAATTGTTTGTGGCGGCGGAAACAATGGAGCTGATGGCTTAGCATTAGCAAGATTACTACAAAATAGCTACAAAGTAAAAGTTTTACAATATATAAAAGCAAAATCACCTATGGCAAAAATTCAAGAAAAAAGAGCAAAAGCCATAGGTGTTGAATTTGTTACAAAATTAGAAAAGTGTGATATCTTAGTTGATGCAATTTTTGGAACAGGATTAAATAAAGATATATCTTTTGAGGCAAAAACTTTATTAAAAGAGATGAATAAATTAGATGCTTACAAAATAGCATGTGATATTCCAAGTGGAATTAATAAAGATGGTTTAATTAAAGAGATATGCTTTAAAGCTAATGTAACTATTACAATGGGTGCATATAAAACTTCACTATTTGGCGATTTAGTAAAAGATTTTGTTGGAAAAATAAAAGTTGCTAATTTAGGAATTCATAGTGATTTTTTTCAAACTTCTAGTAATAAATATCTTCTTTCAAAAAGTGATTTAAAACTTCCAAATAGAGAGTCTAAAAATTCAAATAAGGGTAGTTTTGGACATTTAAACATAATTTGTGGTGAAAAAGAGGGTGCTTCTATAATCTCTTCAGAGGCTGCTTTTGCTTTTGGAGTTGGTCTTGTAACTGTGATTAGAAAAAATAAAATTTTAACACCAAGTTTTTTAATGCAAAGCAAAGATTTTAGCAAAAATTGCACAGCAGTAGCATTTGGAATGGGTTTAGGTTTTATTGAAGATAGTTTATTAGATAAAATAGTTGCTTTAAAATTACCAAAACTTTTAGATGCAGATATTTTTTATAATAAAAAAGTGCTTCAATTTTTAGATCAAGATTGTGTTTTAACTCCACATCCAAAAGAGTTTATCTCTTTGTTAAAACTTACAAATTTAGCAGATATATCTATAGAAGAGCTTCAAAAAAGAAGATTTTTTTATGTTGAAAAATTTACTCAAAAATATCCAAAAGTTACAATTTTGTTAAAAGGTGCAAATGTTATTGTTGCAAAAAATAATAATATTTTTGTAAATATATTTGGGAGTTCAAAATTAAGTAAGGGTGGAAGTGGAGATGTTTTAAGTGGACTTATAGCTTCACTTTTAGCACAAGGTTATAGTAGTTTAGATGCAACAATTAGTGGAAGTTTAGCACATACACTATCAGCAAAGCGTTATAAAAAAAGAAGCTACTCTATGACTCCTAGAGATATAATAGAAGGAGTTAAGATATTATGA
- the rplT gene encoding 50S ribosomal protein L20, giving the protein MPRVKTGVVRRRRHKKVLKLARGFYSARRKHFRKAKEQLERSLVYAYRDRRQKKRDIRKLWIIRINAACRLNDISYSRFINGLRLAGIELDRKILANFAMNDSAAFATLVSQAKAALK; this is encoded by the coding sequence ATGCCAAGAGTAAAAACTGGTGTTGTAAGAAGAAGAAGACACAAAAAAGTATTAAAATTAGCAAGAGGTTTTTATAGTGCTAGAAGAAAACACTTTAGAAAAGCTAAAGAGCAATTAGAAAGAAGCCTTGTTTATGCTTATAGAGATAGAAGACAGAAAAAAAGAGATATTAGAAAGCTTTGGATTATAAGAATCAATGCAGCTTGTAGATTAAATGATATTAGCTACTCAAGATTTATAAATGGTCTTAGATTAGCTGGAATTGAACTAGATAGAAAAATTTTAGCAAACTTTGCTATGAATGATTCTGCTGCATTTGCAACTTTAGTTTCTCAAGCTAAAGCAGCTCTTAAATAA
- a CDS encoding RBBP9/YdeN family alpha/beta hydrolase, which translates to MSKRVLILHGLSGSDFPHWQAHLASDLIKERYIVSFPELPNKNSPSLNEWKNFLKEEIKHFKPNIVVCHSLANILWFHTCDELDIKLDKLMLVAPVRNKPLEEAKSFFPYPIAKELKAKEIIIAASTNDPYMSLEEAIELQSKLNVGMKIMEDAGHINSSSGFGKLDCALDWIKRVEQCEENL; encoded by the coding sequence ATGAGTAAAAGAGTTTTAATATTACATGGACTTAGTGGAAGTGATTTTCCTCATTGGCAAGCACACTTAGCAAGTGATTTAATAAAAGAGAGATATATAGTATCTTTTCCAGAGTTACCAAATAAAAATAGCCCATCTTTAAATGAGTGGAAAAACTTTTTAAAAGAGGAGATTAAGCACTTCAAACCAAATATTGTAGTTTGTCACTCTTTGGCAAATATTTTATGGTTTCACACTTGCGATGAACTTGATATTAAGCTTGATAAGTTAATGTTAGTTGCTCCTGTTAGAAATAAACCTTTAGAAGAGGCAAAAAGTTTTTTTCCATATCCAATTGCTAAAGAATTAAAAGCAAAAGAGATTATAATAGCAGCATCTACAAATGATCCATATATGAGTTTAGAAGAGGCTATAGAGCTACAAAGTAAGTTAAATGTTGGTATGAAAATTATGGAAGATGCTGGACATATAAATTCAAGTTCTGGTTTTGGAAAGCTTGATTGTGCATTAGATTGGATAAAAAGAGTTGAGCAGTGTGAGGAAAATCTATGA
- the thrS gene encoding threonine--tRNA ligase, with the protein MEQIGLLKDGQIYDLQTAEALSITGDIIKADDSKESLEILRHSTAHLMAQAIKELYPEAKFFVGPVVNEGFYYDFKVNSKISDEDLPAIEKKMKELADRKLPITRHETTKEEFYEKFKDDELKQAVLKNIKDNTLTIYKQGDFEDLCRGPHLPNTRMIRSFKLTRVAGAYLGGDEKNEMITRIYGISFFDKKALNDYVTMIEEAKKRDHRKLGTELGLFTFNDDVGAGLPMWLPNGARLRSKLEHLLYKAHRTRGYEPVRGPEILKSEMWKISGHYANYKENMYFTTIDEQEYGIKPMNCVGHIQIFKNDLVSYKDLPLKFFEYGVVHRHEMSGAMHGLFRVREFTQDDAHIFCTQTQVKDVIFEVLEFVDSLLKLFDFKYEIEVSTKPEKAIGDDIFWEKTTKAIMDALDEKSISYGIDEGGGAFYGPKIDIKILDAIGRKWQCGTVQIDMNLPSRFKTEFINDKGEKEQPVMIHRAILGSFERFIGILTEHCAGEFPFAIAPTQVIFVPIAEPHVAYAKELKKELLENSIDSSIYDMNESLNKRIRMAEKQRVPMIVVIGDEEVANNMIALRDRRKREQSNISKDEFISNLNKILKGSKI; encoded by the coding sequence TTGGAACAAATTGGTTTATTAAAAGATGGTCAAATATATGACCTTCAGACTGCTGAAGCTTTAAGTATCACTGGTGATATTATTAAAGCAGATGACTCAAAAGAGTCATTAGAGATTTTAAGACACTCAACTGCTCACCTTATGGCTCAAGCTATTAAGGAGTTATATCCAGAAGCTAAATTTTTTGTTGGTCCTGTTGTAAATGAAGGTTTTTACTATGATTTTAAAGTTAATAGTAAAATTTCAGATGAGGATTTACCTGCAATCGAAAAGAAAATGAAAGAGCTTGCAGATAGAAAACTTCCTATTACAAGACATGAGACTACAAAAGAGGAGTTTTATGAAAAATTCAAAGATGATGAATTAAAACAAGCTGTTTTAAAAAATATCAAAGATAATACCTTAACTATTTATAAACAAGGTGATTTTGAAGATTTATGTAGAGGTCCTCACTTACCAAATACAAGAATGATTAGAAGTTTTAAACTTACACGAGTTGCAGGTGCTTATCTTGGTGGAGATGAGAAAAATGAGATGATTACAAGAATTTATGGTATCTCATTTTTTGATAAAAAAGCTCTAAATGACTATGTAACTATGATTGAAGAAGCTAAAAAAAGAGATCATAGAAAACTTGGAACTGAGCTTGGATTGTTTACTTTTAATGATGATGTTGGAGCTGGTCTTCCTATGTGGCTTCCAAATGGAGCAAGACTTAGAAGTAAATTAGAGCATCTTTTATATAAAGCTCATAGAACAAGAGGTTATGAACCAGTTCGAGGTCCTGAGATATTAAAATCTGAAATGTGGAAAATCTCAGGGCATTACGCAAACTATAAAGAGAATATGTATTTTACAACTATTGATGAGCAAGAGTATGGAATAAAACCTATGAACTGTGTTGGTCATATTCAGATTTTTAAAAATGATTTAGTTTCGTATAAAGATTTACCACTTAAATTTTTTGAATATGGTGTTGTTCATAGACATGAGATGAGTGGAGCTATGCATGGACTTTTTAGAGTAAGAGAGTTTACTCAAGATGATGCACATATTTTCTGTACACAAACTCAAGTTAAAGATGTAATATTTGAAGTTTTAGAGTTTGTTGATTCTCTTTTAAAACTGTTTGACTTTAAATATGAGATTGAAGTCTCTACAAAACCAGAAAAAGCAATTGGTGATGATATTTTCTGGGAAAAAACAACAAAAGCAATTATGGATGCACTTGATGAAAAAAGTATATCTTATGGAATTGATGAAGGTGGAGGAGCATTTTATGGTCCAAAAATAGATATAAAAATTCTAGATGCTATTGGAAGAAAATGGCAATGTGGAACTGTTCAAATTGATATGAACCTACCATCAAGATTTAAAACTGAATTTATAAATGATAAAGGTGAAAAAGAGCAGCCTGTAATGATTCATAGAGCAATTTTAGGTTCTTTTGAAAGGTTTATTGGAATTTTAACTGAACACTGTGCTGGAGAGTTTCCATTTGCAATTGCTCCAACTCAAGTTATATTTGTACCAATTGCAGAGCCTCATGTTGCTTATGCAAAAGAGTTAAAAAAAGAGCTTTTAGAAAATAGTATTGATTCAAGCATTTATGATATGAATGAGAGTCTAAACAAAAGAATTAGAATGGCTGAAAAGCAAAGAGTTCCTATGATTGTTGTAATTGGAGATGAAGAAGTTGCAAACAATATGATAGCTTTAAGAGATAGAAGAAAAAGAGAGCAATCAAATATAAGCAAAGATGAGTTTATAAGTAATCTAAATAAAATACTAAAAGGAAGTAAAATTTGA
- a CDS encoding translation initiation factor — MGIVEKLTFGLGAKLEGNVLDTKKEDKKVSKKSSKTILPKVQHQLVFGFEKRNGKPITTVGKFQIEDERIKEILKLLKTNLACGGSIKGETIEIQGDLKDKIRVILVDNGWKFKN; from the coding sequence ATGGGTATTGTTGAAAAATTAACTTTTGGTTTAGGTGCAAAACTAGAGGGAAATGTTTTAGATACAAAAAAAGAGGATAAAAAAGTTTCAAAAAAGAGTTCAAAAACTATTTTACCAAAGGTACAACATCAATTAGTTTTTGGATTTGAGAAAAGAAATGGAAAACCTATAACAACTGTTGGAAAATTTCAAATTGAAGATGAGAGAATAAAAGAGATTTTAAAACTTTTAAAAACTAATCTTGCTTGTGGTGGTTCTATAAAAGGTGAAACTATTGAGATTCAAGGTGATTTAAAAGATAAAATAAGAGTAATTTTAGTTGATAATGGATGGAAATTTAAAAACTAA
- the cutA gene encoding divalent-cation tolerance protein CutA, translating to MNITIVKTTCKDKKEAENISKSLIKDKLAACVQMQKIKSIYFWNNKLCEDKEILLSIKTKKSLFSQVKDRILELHSYEVPQIIELEITNISENYKKFIEKNTF from the coding sequence ATGAATATTACAATTGTTAAAACAACCTGTAAAGATAAAAAAGAGGCTGAAAATATATCAAAAAGTTTAATAAAAGATAAACTAGCTGCTTGTGTACAGATGCAAAAGATTAAATCAATCTATTTTTGGAATAATAAGCTTTGTGAAGATAAAGAGATTCTTCTAAGTATAAAAACAAAAAAAAGTTTATTTTCACAAGTAAAAGATAGAATCTTAGAACTACATAGTTATGAAGTCCCACAAATAATTGAGCTTGAAATAACAAACATTAGTGAAAATTACAAAAAATTTATAGAAAAAAACACATTTTAG
- the dxr gene encoding 1-deoxy-D-xylulose-5-phosphate reductoisomerase, whose amino-acid sequence MIILGSTGSIGVNTLKVAKRFNLDVEILVAGKNIDLLNIQIKEFNPKRVVISSKDDLHRVNHHNVYFGEDAILEAIEESSSNIVVNALVGFLGLKPSLKTIECGKKLALANKESLVVAGKFIDQKNLSAIDSEHFGLWYLLQDKKIDSMTITASGGSFRDYSLEKLKNVTVKEALNHPNWNMGNKITIDSATMTNKMFELIEAAWLFNTKKIDAVIEPKSLVHAFINFKDGSTTAHLANASMQLPIAYAILGKIDSEILEPVNLLEISNLEFKKIEESRYPIWKIKNDVLNNLDLGVILNAANEVAVSKFLSNKIGFLDISKISLDAVNRFSNLKASNIDDVFLIDKEVRSYYES is encoded by the coding sequence TTGATTATTCTTGGAAGCACAGGATCCATAGGAGTAAATACATTAAAGGTTGCTAAAAGATTCAATTTAGATGTTGAGATTTTAGTTGCTGGAAAAAATATTGATTTACTAAATATTCAAATAAAAGAGTTTAATCCAAAAAGAGTAGTTATCTCTTCAAAAGATGATTTACATAGAGTAAATCATCATAATGTATATTTTGGAGAAGATGCAATTTTAGAAGCGATAGAAGAGAGTAGTTCAAATATTGTTGTAAATGCTTTGGTTGGATTTTTAGGATTAAAACCAAGTTTAAAAACAATAGAGTGTGGCAAAAAATTAGCTTTGGCAAATAAAGAGTCCTTGGTTGTTGCTGGAAAATTTATTGATCAAAAAAATTTAAGTGCAATTGATAGTGAGCATTTTGGGCTTTGGTATTTGCTTCAAGATAAAAAAATTGATTCAATGACTATAACTGCAAGTGGAGGTTCATTTAGAGATTATTCACTTGAAAAGTTAAAAAATGTAACAGTAAAAGAGGCACTTAACCATCCAAATTGGAATATGGGGAATAAAATAACTATAGATAGTGCAACTATGACAAATAAGATGTTTGAGCTAATAGAAGCTGCTTGGCTATTTAATACAAAAAAAATTGATGCTGTTATTGAGCCAAAATCTTTAGTTCATGCATTTATAAATTTCAAAGATGGAAGCACAACAGCACATCTTGCAAATGCTTCTATGCAACTACCAATTGCTTATGCAATTTTAGGAAAAATAGATAGTGAAATATTAGAACCTGTAAATCTTTTGGAGATATCTAATTTAGAGTTTAAAAAGATAGAAGAGAGTAGATACCCAATTTGGAAAATTAAAAATGATGTATTAAATAATCTTGATTTAGGAGTTATTTTAAATGCAGCAAATGAAGTTGCTGTATCAAAATTTTTAAGTAATAAAATTGGTTTTTTAGATATTTCTAAAATTAGTTTGGATGCAGTTAATAGATTTTCAAATTTAAAAGCTTCAAATATTGATGATGTTTTTTTAATTGATAAAGAGGTTAGAAGTTATTATGAGTCTTGA
- a CDS encoding phosphatidate cytidylyltransferase, with product MLEIIGNLSTRVKTGIVLTIFVLFIGIIDSYFLFWLFFGTLLMIAVSEAKNLYKLENKSIYIYVLLLWIAIYFYPSPIDLIFIVAIGYASQIAYKRKLDKKMILPLLYPTASFVFLMTLYSEFGVMVLFWLLVIVAATDIGAYFVGKTFGKTPFSETSPNKTLEGVFGGMAFAIVLGTLTSISDISFFGAVLVSAVVSLSSVFGDLFESYLKRAAEVKDSGNIFPGHGGVLDRVDGYLFGSVVMLVMLRIII from the coding sequence ATGTTAGAAATTATTGGAAATTTATCAACTAGGGTTAAAACTGGAATAGTTTTAACAATTTTTGTACTATTTATAGGAATTATAGACTCATATTTTCTATTTTGGTTATTTTTTGGAACTTTACTAATGATTGCAGTAAGTGAGGCTAAAAACTTATATAAACTTGAAAATAAAAGTATCTATATTTATGTTTTACTTCTTTGGATAGCAATATATTTTTATCCATCACCAATTGATTTAATATTTATTGTTGCTATTGGATATGCCTCTCAAATTGCTTATAAAAGAAAGCTTGATAAAAAGATGATTCTACCACTTCTTTATCCAACAGCCTCTTTTGTATTTTTAATGACACTTTATAGCGAATTTGGTGTAATGGTTCTATTCTGGCTTTTAGTTATAGTTGCTGCAACTGATATTGGAGCATATTTTGTAGGAAAAACTTTTGGAAAAACTCCATTTTCTGAAACAAGTCCAAATAAGACTTTAGAGGGTGTTTTTGGTGGTATGGCTTTTGCAATTGTTTTAGGAACACTAACTTCTATAAGTGATATCTCATTTTTTGGAGCAGTTTTAGTTTCAGCTGTTGTATCTTTATCTTCAGTATTTGGAGATCTGTTTGAAAGTTATTTAAAAAGAGCTGCTGAGGTAAAAGATAGTGGAAATATTTTCCCAGGTCATGGTGGAGTTTTAGATAGAGTTGATGGATATCTGTTTGGATCGGTTGTAATGCTTGTTATGTTAAGGATAATTATTTGA
- the rpmI gene encoding 50S ribosomal protein L35, which produces MPKMKSVKGAVKRFKVKKNGTIKRGSAFRSHILTKKTQKRKRNLRGPQTVHSTNLNGVLSTLCLA; this is translated from the coding sequence ATGCCAAAGATGAAAAGTGTTAAAGGTGCTGTTAAAAGATTCAAAGTAAAGAAAAATGGAACTATCAAAAGAGGTTCTGCTTTTAGAAGCCACATTTTAACTAAAAAAACTCAAAAAAGAAAAAGAAATTTGAGAGGACCACAAACTGTACATAGTACAAACTTAAATGGTGTTCTTTCAACTTTATGTTTAGCGTAA
- the tsaD gene encoding tRNA (adenosine(37)-N6)-threonylcarbamoyltransferase complex transferase subunit TsaD, with product MILAIESSCDDSSISITKIDTLELVFHKKISQELQHSIYGGVVPELAARLHIEALPKILEECKEYFKDLKAVAVTNAPGLSVTLTEGVAMAKAISIALNIPIIAVNHLKGHIYSLFIEKDAIFPITVLLVSGGHTQIVEAQSLTQMSLLARTLDDSFGESFDKVSKMLNLGYPGGPIVQEYSLKGDMNRFDFPIPLSQSPKIEFSYSGLKNAVRLQIENLERTTLTQQDKYDISASFQKTAVEHIMQKLRKLFKQKSIKNFAIVGGASANLFLRSEIEKLCEKYNTNLYLSPLKYCSDNAAMIGRVAVEQFKQQDFTKLENLDVQTRVKEY from the coding sequence ATGATTTTAGCTATTGAATCATCTTGTGATGACAGCTCAATTTCAATTACAAAAATTGATACGCTAGAGTTAGTTTTTCATAAAAAGATTTCTCAAGAGTTACAACATAGCATCTATGGAGGAGTTGTTCCAGAACTAGCAGCAAGACTTCATATCGAAGCCTTACCAAAAATACTTGAAGAGTGCAAAGAGTATTTTAAAGATTTAAAAGCAGTTGCAGTTACAAATGCACCAGGATTAAGTGTAACTTTAACAGAGGGTGTTGCTATGGCAAAAGCAATAAGTATTGCTTTAAATATACCAATTATTGCAGTTAATCATTTAAAAGGTCATATCTATTCACTTTTTATAGAAAAAGATGCTATTTTTCCAATAACTGTACTTTTAGTTTCAGGTGGGCATACTCAAATTGTTGAAGCACAAAGTTTGACACAAATGAGTCTGTTAGCAAGAACACTTGATGATAGTTTTGGAGAGAGTTTTGATAAGGTTTCAAAAATGCTAAATCTTGGTTATCCAGGAGGACCTATTGTTCAAGAGTACTCTTTAAAAGGAGATATGAATAGATTTGATTTTCCAATTCCACTTTCTCAAAGTCCTAAAATAGAGTTTAGTTACTCAGGACTTAAAAATGCAGTTAGATTACAAATAGAGAATCTTGAACGCACCACTTTAACACAGCAAGATAAATATGATATAAGTGCTAGTTTTCAAAAAACTGCAGTTGAACATATAATGCAGAAATTAAGAAAACTATTTAAGCAAAAGAGTATAAAAAATTTTGCTATTGTTGGTGGGGCTAGTGCAAATTTGTTTTTAAGAAGCGAAATAGAGAAGCTTTGTGAAAAATATAATACAAATTTATATTTAAGTCCTTTAAAATATTGCTCTGATAATGCAGCGATGATTGGAAGAGTTGCAGTTGAGCAATTTAAACAACAAGATTTTACAAAATTAGAGAATCTTGATGTTCAAACAAGAGTTAAGGAGTATTAA